In Edaphobacter aggregans, the sequence GTCCACGCCCTCATCTCCGCCCGCCAGCTCGAGACCATCGCCATCGAAGGCAAGACTGTTCTCCACGTAGCGGGCGAGCTCCCTGCCTTCGCACCCATCGTCGTTACCCCAGCCCCCGATGATATAGACGCCATCGTCCCCACCACCGAGGGTGACACACCAGAAACGCCACGCATCACCAAGTTCGTTCCCAAACCGCGCAAAGTCGGAACAGGATTCATCAACCGACCAGCGCCCACCGGTGCGCCCGACCGCGAACGCCGCCCGTTCAACCGCGACGCCAAACCGGACTACTCCAAACCGTGGGAAGAAGAGAAGCGCGACAGATCCATCCGTCGCCCCAAGTCCTTCCAGTCCGGGCCACCAGCGGACCAGGCAGAAGCTTCAACCGGTGAGCGGCCAGCACGTCCCTACACCCGCAAGCCCAGCTTCGACCGCGAAGGCAGGCGCCCTTCCTTTGGCTCCAAGCCATCCTTCGGTTCCCGCCCATCTTTTGGTAGCAAGTCCCGCATGGGTGGTGACCGGCCCACATTCCGCCGAGACAGCGACTCCTCCGAATCGCGCCCACCGCGCCGCGACTACGCCCCACGCTCCGAAGAGGGCGCAGGCGAATCCCGTCCACCCCGCAGAACCTTCTCCAAGCCCGGCACCTTCGACCGCAAGCGCGAAGGCTTCGCCGGCAAGCCCTTCCGCCGCGACGGCGAGTCACGTCCCCCACGTCGCGATTTCGGCGACTCTCGTCCGCCTCGCCGCGACTATGGCTCTCGTTCCGAAGCCGGTTCAAGCGAAGCCCGTCCGCCGCGTCGCGAATATTCTGACTCACGTCCCCCTCGTCGCGACTTCGGGGATTCCCAGCCGCCACATCGCGAGTTCGGAGACAAGCCTGCTTTTTCTCGTGACCGTGCTGGCCGTGGCGACCGCTCGGAACAAGGTCCACGTTCTGGACCGCCGTACCGCAAATTCGATGCGCCTCGTGGCAAATTCTCAAGCGCCCGGAGCGAAGGCTCCGACCGCCCAACCCGGCCTGCTCGTTCCTTTCAATCAGAGGGGGCAGGAGACTCCGAGGCGAGACCGCGACGCACTTTTGGAACAAAAAAGCCCTACACCAAATCCAGCGAAGGTTTCAGCGACAGGCCCAAGAGTTTCGGAGCCAAAGGAAAATCGAGCTACGCCTCGAAAGGCAAACCAGACTTCGCCGATTCAAAGCCTTACGGCAAAAAGCCCTTTGCCAAATCCGGCAAGCCAGCGGGTAAGTTCGCAGGCAAGTCCACAGGGAGCGCGGGCAAGCCGGCCAGCACCTTCGACAAGTTCAAGGACAATAAAAAGCCCTTCGGCAAAAGACCCCCTTCTCGAAAGTACAAATCCGAGTAAGATAAGACCGCCGAATGAGCCAGACAAACGAAACACCCCAATCGCCCCAGCCTGCGACTGCCAAACGCCATCGTCCCGTCATTGCTATCGACGGGCCAGCTGGCGCTGGCAAGAGCACACTCGCCGCCCACCTCGCTCGACGCTTCGGTTTCTTGAATTTAGAGACCGGAGCTATGTATCGCGCCCTCGCCCTCAAGGCGATCGAGAACGATCTGTCCTTTGACGAAGAAGCGCCGTTGCTGGACCTTGCAGCCTACACGCGTATCGCCCTTGAGCCTCAGGCCGAAGGCAATCGTGTTCTGCTCGACGGCCAGGATGTATCCCGTCGAGTCCGCGAAGCCGACGTCACTGCAGCCGCCTCCAAGGTCTCTGTCCACCCACGCCTCCGCGCCTGGATGGTGCAGCAGCAGCAAGCACTGGGCGCCGGGGGCGGTGTCGTCATGGAGGGCCGCGACATCGGTACCGCCGTTTTCCCCGATGCGGAGGTCAAAATCTTTCTCGACGCTGCCCCTGAGGTTCGCGGCGACCGACGCTACCGTCAGGTAACTCCTTCTTTTCAAAAGTTCAGCGGAGATTACGACGAGTCGACGACGTCTGCTCCCGACTCACAGGTCTCGGAACAACAGCGGATCAAGCAGGAGGGCATCATCCGCGACATGAAGGAGCGTGACGAACGCGACCGCAATCGCGCAGAATCACCCCTTCAGGCCGCCGTAGACGCCGTCATCTTGGACTCGACGACCCTGAGCCTGGACGAGGTTCTTGCTCGCGCAGAGCAGATTGTTCGCTCTCATCTTCCCGCGTGACAAGGGCTCCTGTTTGCCGACTTTTGATCAACCCTCCAAGAATCATCGGTTTCACGGATCGAAACTGCACTAAAAACAGTGCAAACAAAAGTATTTAGTCGATTATCGAAAAAAAACTTGCCAAGTATGCTAACCTTCACTCATCGTTTGAAACAGATTGGTTTTCTGCAAAGCTAGACAATGTACGAACCCCGATTTGGATCTACGGCAAAATTCAGTAGTAAACAAGGAAAGAAACAACATGGAACAGGGAACAGTAAAATGGTTTAACGATGCCAAGGGGTTTGGCTTTATCAGCCGTCAGAACGGCGAGGATGTGTTTGTGCACTACTCGGCGATCAATTCGAACGGTTTTAAGAGCCTCCAGGAAGGCCAGGCAGTTCAGTTCAACGTGGTAAAGGGCCCCAAGGGCTGGCAGGCTTCTGACGTTCAGCCTCTGTAAGGTTTAGCGCACGTCTTCGACCAAGTTTTGCGGGAGGGATGGCTTAGGCTATCCCTTTGCGCATTTAATCTCTCTTCTACGTTCCCTTGTAGGGTTTTCGCGATCTTCGGTCTCTAATTTCGTCATTGTCGATCTGGAGTTGAATCGTTGCCGCAAGTAAGAGCGCTTCGCCAGCTGATCTCGCTCTCGAACGTTTCGGGTGGCCACGCCAACGTCCCGCATTCATGCCTGTAAGCCTGCGATGAGCCTGACGGATTCGATTCTTCAGACGGCATCGATGGCGCGATGGGTATCGGTAGCCGTCACAGCTACCGATCAGACCATCTTCGCTTTATCAGTGCAAGTGAGAACGTGATGCAGCTAAGACCCAGTTTTATGACCGAATTGTTCCTGCAGTTCGGGGAACCCGGAGGCGGCTTCCTGAACATCAGAAGGGAAGTCAGCGAACTCCTGGACCTGGCGAAGTTCTATTACTTCGTTGTCAGAAGCGGGACAACGCGACGCCCATTCGATCGCCTCTTCTTTCGACTTCACCTGGATCATCCAGTAACCGCCGATGATTTCCTTCACCTCGGTGAAGGGGCCGTCGGTCACTTTGGGTTTGCCTCCTAAGAAGGAGATGCGAGCACCCATTGAGGGAGGGTGCAGGCCATTGAGAGCGAGCAGCACTCCCGCCTTCTGTAGAGATTCGTTGTACTTCATCATGGCGGCGACAGCCGCGGGGTCAGGCATGGTTCCTGGTGCAGCGGTTTCGTATCCCTTGGGGATCATCAACATCATGAATCGCATCGCAGGGTCTCCTTGTGCGTTTGTCCGGTGAGGTGCGGTGACCTCGGTTACGAGTTCACTATGAGGTATGGCGTCGCTGAAAAGGAGTTTAGGGAGCGAAGTCTGACATCTCGTGCAGCAGTCGAATCTCCGTTTCGCCATCGCCGGCAACTTCGAGGAAGCGTTTAGTCCATTCGATGGCTCCCTCTTTGGATTTCGCCTGGATCAGTGCGAAACCTCCCACCACTTCTTTGACTTCGGTGAAAGGGCCGTCGGTCACTGCGAACTTTCCATTAGCGAGTCGAACGCGCGCGCCTTTGGCACTTGATTGGCAGCCTTCTGTCGCGAGCAGGACACCCGCTTTTGTCATGTCTTCGATCAGCTTGCCCATCGTGGCTATCTCCTGTTGGGTCGGTGGGGTGCTTTCTGGCTTATTGGGCTTGTACAGACACAGATATCGCATAGGTATTTCTCCTTCGGTCATTTGAGTGATGAGAGACCGATCTTAACTGGTCTCTACTTACACGTCGAACGACGGCGAGCTAGATCGACAGTTCGAACGATTTTTTTATTTCAGCCAAGCTGGCCGAGATGGTCATCCTCTCAAATCGACTACTGCGGCGATGCGGGCGTCGGGGTTGAGTTAGGTTCTTCCACTGTGCTGATGCCGGGAAGAATGGTGGAGGTGGCCTTGAACTTCCGGTAGTCGGAGTCGACGACACGGATATTGCCGTTGAAGTTGTAGAAGAGCAGCGCGCGTAAGGCTCCTTTTGCGTCGACGCTTGCCGGGAGCCAGACTTCGCTGTTTACCTTTCTCTGCTCGAAGGCGAAGTTGGTGTCCTTTTTGATGTTTACGACCAGGCCGCCGCCGATTTTGAAGGCGTTTACGAATCTGCCTTCGATGCGGGTGATGGAGCGATCCTGTTCGTCGACCCAGATGGTGCCTGCGAGATTGCGGATCACATCTTCAAAGCGGTTGCGGGTCTTTGCCTTCGGGTCTCCTGTGTAGTCGACCGCTATGGTGTCACGTCCGTTTATCTGGACTCGTCTTGGATTGGTGAAGCTCCCGAGTGTGAGGAAGCGGGAGACGGTGACCTCATCATGTCCGTGCGGGTCGGTCTCTTCGCCTTTCTCGTCCGCTTTGCTGCGCCTCTCTTTGACCTTTGCGACCTCTTTGTCGATCCGTTCGTCTTCTTTCTTCTGCTCGTCTGCCGTGAGATCTTTGCCGTTTTTCTTGGTCATCTTCCGGACGGGTACTCCGTTAAGCCAGAAGACGTCGTATTCGGAGGTCTCGATCTTTTTCAGGCCACCGTGGCCGTCGTTCTCCTGTTCGGTGGCTACCTCGTGGAAGAGGTAGTCCTTCTGGATGGCCTCGGAGGCTTTCTGGTGCGTCTCGACCTCGTGCATCAGGGTTGGGATATCCGGGAGAGGGCGGACGTCTTCCTGGGGCGCTGGCTGCAGTTGGGGCGCTGTTTCCGCAGTTTGGGCTCCAGCTTTGGTTGTGGCTGAAGTTAGCAAGAGGGCTACGAGCAATCCGAGCGTCCGGAGCAATTCCTTCATTTCTTCACTATAGATGTGATTTAGAAGTCTACCCCCACTCCCCAAGTATCCTATGTAAAGTATTGATTACAGGAAAGATATATTGGGACTTGCGGTGTAAAGTATTGGATTTGGCCCGAGCCCCCCGGTAAGGTATTCCATCTAAAAGGAAAATGCCGATTAATGTTAATCGGGGGCGATCCTTCGTCCTGAAATCTTCTCTCTATCCAGTATAGAAGATGGCACGGAATAAATATGCACCTATATCTGTATTTAGTACAACAACTTACGAGATTTTTGACTTGACAATGTTTCTCGCGAATCAACGACCTATGTGCGGGCTGAAAGAGCATGGAGTTTATTGTGCGGGGAAAATCTTTCTTACTTGTGTGTTTTAGGAGTAGAGTGTGGTCGTACCAATCGTTATGCATTAAGCTGCTAGTTGGCAGTGTTTTAAAAAGATAGGACGTTTTGATGGCTCACATGCTCAAGCTCGGGGATAGCGACGATGTTGCAGTAGCCCTGCAATCAGTTCCTGCAGCGCAATTCCTTGAAGATCTTCGAGTTACGACGCTTTCTGACGTTCCTGCCGGACATAAGGTGGCCTTGCGGGCAATAGGTGTGGGGAAGCCGGTCCGCAAGTCCAGTCAAATCATTGGTTTTGCGACGCAAGCTATTGTCCCGGGGGAACACGTCCATACCCATAACCTTATTACCGGGGATTTTGAACGAGACTATTCGATTGGGGCGGAGGCGCAACCGACGAGGTTTTTGCGACCGGAGGAGATGGCCAGCTTTCTCGGTTTCGTGCGGCCTGACGGGCGCGTGGGTACGCGAAATTATGTAGGTGTTCTTACCACTGTGAACTGCTCGGCTTCTGTTGCGCGCCGGATTACTGCTCACTTTACGCCGGAGGTGATGAGCGCCTATTCGAATGTAGATGGGGTGGTGGCTATCACGCATGGGACTGGTTGCGGGATGGCTGAACATGGTGAGCCGGCGGATCTTTTGCGCCGAGTTTTTGCAGGATATGCCACTCACCCGAACTTCGCGGGGGTGCTTCTGCTGGGGCTGGGGTGTGAGACCAATCAGATCGACTCCCTGGTGGCGCTGACGGGAATGACGGGTGCGCTGCGGTCAGCCACGATTCAGGAAGAAGGCGGGACGACGGCTTCGGTCCAGAAGGGTATTGCCACCGTTTACGAGTTGTTGGAGCAAGCTAACCAGGCGACTCGTACGCTTGTGCCGGCGTCGGAGTTGGTGGTTGGACTGCAGTGTGGGGGGTCGGATGCTTACTCGGGAATCAGTGCAAACCCCGCGCTGGGCGCGGCTGTGGACATGCTTGTGCGAAATGGTGGGACGGCGATTCTCTCGGAGACGCCGGAGATTTATGGAGCGGAACATCTGCTGACGCGGCGGTCTTCGCGGCCTGAGGTGGCGGAGAAGCTAATTGAGCGGATTCATTGGTGGGAGGAGTACACAGCCCGGCACAAGGGCTCGATTGATAACAATCCGCAGCCGGGAAATAAGACGGGTGGACTGACGACGATTCTTGAGAAGTCGCTGGGAGCGGTGTCGAAGGGCGGGACGACGAACCTTAATGAGGTTTATCTGTATGCGGAGCCTGTCGTGGCGAAAGGGTTGGTGTTTATGGATTCGCCTGGGTTCGATCCTGTGTCGGCGACGGGTCAGGTTGCCGGCGGTGCGAACATGCTGTGCTTCACGACAGGACGTGGTTCGGTATTCGGCTGCAAACCTACACCTTCGCTGAAGCTGGCTTCGAATACGGCGCTGTATAACCGCATGCAGGACGATATGGATATTAATTGCGGGGCGATTATCGACGGCGACCAGAGTGTGCAGGAGGCTGGAGCGCTTATTTTCGAAGAGATTCTGGCGGTTGCTTCGGGCAAGCCTACACGGAGTGAGGTGCATGGGTTCGGCGAAGAGGAGTTCCAGCCCTGGCTGCAGAGTGCCACTCTTTAGGGGCCTGGAAGACGAAGGCGTAACACTGATCAAAAGGGAAAAAGCTGA encodes:
- the cmk gene encoding (d)CMP kinase, whose product is MSQTNETPQSPQPATAKRHRPVIAIDGPAGAGKSTLAAHLARRFGFLNLETGAMYRALALKAIENDLSFDEEAPLLDLAAYTRIALEPQAEGNRVLLDGQDVSRRVREADVTAAASKVSVHPRLRAWMVQQQQALGAGGGVVMEGRDIGTAVFPDAEVKIFLDAAPEVRGDRRYRQVTPSFQKFSGDYDESTTSAPDSQVSEQQRIKQEGIIRDMKERDERDRNRAESPLQAAVDAVILDSTTLSLDEVLARAEQIVRSHLPA
- a CDS encoding cold-shock protein, with amino-acid sequence MEQGTVKWFNDAKGFGFISRQNGEDVFVHYSAINSNGFKSLQEGQAVQFNVVKGPKGWQASDVQPL
- a CDS encoding YciI family protein, producing the protein MRFMMLMIPKGYETAAPGTMPDPAAVAAMMKYNESLQKAGVLLALNGLHPPSMGARISFLGGKPKVTDGPFTEVKEIIGGYWMIQVKSKEEAIEWASRCPASDNEVIELRQVQEFADFPSDVQEAASGFPELQEQFGHKTGS
- a CDS encoding YciI family protein, coding for MTEGEIPMRYLCLYKPNKPESTPPTQQEIATMGKLIEDMTKAGVLLATEGCQSSAKGARVRLANGKFAVTDGPFTEVKEVVGGFALIQAKSKEGAIEWTKRFLEVAGDGETEIRLLHEMSDFAP
- a CDS encoding UxaA family hydrolase, encoding MAHMLKLGDSDDVAVALQSVPAAQFLEDLRVTTLSDVPAGHKVALRAIGVGKPVRKSSQIIGFATQAIVPGEHVHTHNLITGDFERDYSIGAEAQPTRFLRPEEMASFLGFVRPDGRVGTRNYVGVLTTVNCSASVARRITAHFTPEVMSAYSNVDGVVAITHGTGCGMAEHGEPADLLRRVFAGYATHPNFAGVLLLGLGCETNQIDSLVALTGMTGALRSATIQEEGGTTASVQKGIATVYELLEQANQATRTLVPASELVVGLQCGGSDAYSGISANPALGAAVDMLVRNGGTAILSETPEIYGAEHLLTRRSSRPEVAEKLIERIHWWEEYTARHKGSIDNNPQPGNKTGGLTTILEKSLGAVSKGGTTNLNEVYLYAEPVVAKGLVFMDSPGFDPVSATGQVAGGANMLCFTTGRGSVFGCKPTPSLKLASNTALYNRMQDDMDINCGAIIDGDQSVQEAGALIFEEILAVASGKPTRSEVHGFGEEEFQPWLQSATL